From the Acinetobacter wanghuae genome, one window contains:
- a CDS encoding M23 family metallopeptidase produces the protein MKNLFNICRVIALSLCAILVASCSSAPKQTSPIVLPTAQVEKLKKMKLPNKLPIPVDGVKAKKLLDTWGASRSSGRLHEGIDIMAPRGTKVLSATEGLVSDLRDNNLGGKVIWILGPAGTWHYYAHLDAHKRGLKVGDYVKAGDLIGYVGNTGNARHTAPHLHYGLYLQAKGRGATNPYPYLR, from the coding sequence ATGAAAAATTTATTCAATATTTGCCGTGTGATTGCACTCAGCTTATGCGCAATTTTGGTTGCAAGTTGTAGCTCTGCGCCCAAACAAACTAGCCCGATTGTCTTGCCAACAGCGCAAGTTGAAAAACTAAAGAAAATGAAATTGCCTAATAAATTGCCCATTCCGGTCGATGGTGTGAAAGCCAAAAAACTCCTTGATACTTGGGGTGCATCACGCAGCAGTGGGCGTCTACATGAAGGTATTGATATTATGGCTCCACGTGGAACAAAAGTGCTGAGCGCGACTGAAGGATTGGTTTCGGACTTACGCGATAACAATTTGGGTGGTAAAGTGATATGGATACTCGGCCCTGCGGGCACTTGGCATTATTACGCACATTTGGATGCACATAAACGTGGTCTGAAAGTCGGTGATTACGTCAAAGCAGGTGATTTAATTGGGTATGTGGGCAATACTGGCAATGCGCGTCATACCGCACCGCATTTACATTATGGTCTTTATTTACAGGCTAAGGGTCGCGGTGCGACAAATCCTTATCCTTATTTACGTTAG
- the mutY gene encoding A/G-specific adenine glycosylase, with product MFVFSDALLAWFDVHGRHDLPWQVADDPYKVWVSEIMLQQTQVKTVLQYFDRFMQRFPTVHDLGTASWDDVAPYWAGLGYYARARNLHKAAGIVAARGHFPQTLEEWIELPGIGPSTAGALMSLGLRKYGVIMDGNVKRVLSRFFAIEDDLSKPMHERAMWELAKSLCPSERNHDYTQAIMDLGATICTPKKPLCLYCPMQAECKAHAQGLENELPFKKAKKPVPVRSAQVLVIQCGDNWLWQQRPNSGLWGGLWCLPIIDEPSEFEHRCQTLGLKKVVQKVNISHSFTHFTWQLEAFVFHIDPDQQEHLAIELNGSWMNPNLAVESGIPTAMKKLISSLSL from the coding sequence ATGTTTGTATTTTCAGATGCCCTTTTAGCTTGGTTCGATGTTCATGGTCGCCACGATTTACCATGGCAAGTTGCCGATGATCCTTATAAAGTTTGGGTCTCTGAAATCATGTTGCAACAAACCCAAGTCAAAACTGTACTGCAATATTTTGACCGTTTTATGCAGCGTTTTCCGACCGTACATGACTTAGGTACAGCATCTTGGGATGATGTCGCGCCTTATTGGGCAGGACTCGGTTATTACGCACGTGCACGCAACTTGCATAAAGCAGCAGGCATTGTGGCAGCACGAGGTCATTTCCCACAAACATTGGAAGAATGGATTGAATTGCCCGGAATTGGTCCATCGACAGCGGGTGCGCTGATGTCTCTAGGGCTACGAAAATACGGCGTCATTATGGATGGCAATGTGAAACGTGTGCTGTCTCGTTTCTTTGCCATTGAAGATGACCTAAGTAAACCTATGCATGAACGTGCCATGTGGGAACTAGCAAAAAGCCTGTGTCCAAGCGAACGTAACCATGATTACACTCAAGCGATTATGGACTTGGGTGCCACGATTTGTACGCCCAAAAAACCATTATGCTTGTATTGTCCGATGCAAGCTGAATGTAAGGCCCATGCACAAGGCTTGGAAAATGAGCTCCCGTTTAAAAAAGCCAAAAAGCCTGTGCCTGTACGTTCTGCTCAAGTGTTAGTGATCCAATGCGGTGACAATTGGTTATGGCAACAACGTCCAAATAGTGGCTTGTGGGGCGGATTATGGTGCTTACCGATTATTGATGAACCAAGCGAATTTGAGCACCGTTGCCAAACTTTAGGACTGAAAAAAGTCGTGCAAAAAGTCAATATTTCACATAGTTTCACCCATTTCACATGGCAACTTGAAGCCTTTGTCTTTCACATTGATCCAGATCAGCAAGAGCATTTAGCAATTGAACTCAATGGCAGCTGGATGAATCCGAATTTAGCAGTTGAGTCGGGCATTCCAACGGCAATGAAAAAATTGATTTCAAGCTTAAGCCTGTGA